In Arvicanthis niloticus isolate mArvNil1 chromosome 4, mArvNil1.pat.X, whole genome shotgun sequence, a single window of DNA contains:
- the Tmigd3 gene encoding transmembrane and immunoglobulin domain containing 3 isoform X5, giving the protein MELLLLLSLALFADAMVMDEKVKSGVELDTASAICNYDEHYKDHTKYWCRGYFRDSCNIIAFTPNSTNRVALKDTGKQLIITVSCLVKEDTGWYWCGIQRDFARDDMDFTQLIVTDNREDRATGFSPDPSGNRTRSCRTSKAVQKAESSRMSILVICILITGLGIIFIISHLSRGRRSQRNREVTGKSINRNQQASQAPSIPL; this is encoded by the exons ATGCCATGGTCATGGATGAAAAGGTAAAATCAGGCGTTGAGCTGGACACAGCTTCTGCAATCTGTAACTACGATGAACACTACAAGGACCACACCAAATACTGGTGCCGTGGCTATTTCAGGGACTCGTGCAACATTATTGCCTTCACCCCTAATAGCACCAACCGTGTGGCCCTGAAGGACACAGGAAAGCAACTCATCATCACTGTGTCCTGCCTGGTCAAGGAGGATACAGGCTGGTACTGGTGTGGTATCCAGCGGGACTTTGCCAGAGATGACATGGATTTTACGCAGCTGATTGTGACTGACAACAGAGAAGACCGGGCCACAGGCTTTTCACCTG ATCCTTCAGGCAACAGGACCCGGAGCTGTAGGACTTCCAAAGCTGTCCAAAAGGCAGAGAGCTCTCG AATGTCCATTCTGGTCATTTGTATACTGATTACTGGTTTGGGGATCATCTTTATAATCAGTCATTTGTCCAGAGGAAGGCGAAGCCAAAGAAATAGAGAAG TTACTGGCAAAAGCATCAATAGAAACcagcaagcaagccaagctccaTCTATACCTTTG TAG
- the Tmigd3 gene encoding transmembrane and immunoglobulin domain containing 3 isoform X3, which yields MELLLLLSLALFADAMVMDEKVKSGVELDTASAICNYDEHYKDHTKYWCRGYFRDSCNIIAFTPNSTNRVALKDTGKQLIITVSCLVKEDTGWYWCGIQRDFARDDMDFTQLIVTDNREDRATGFSPGKETDPSGNRTRSCRTSKAVQKAESSRMSILVICILITGLGIIFIISHLSRGRRSQRNREVTGKSINRNQQASQAPSIPL from the exons ATGCCATGGTCATGGATGAAAAGGTAAAATCAGGCGTTGAGCTGGACACAGCTTCTGCAATCTGTAACTACGATGAACACTACAAGGACCACACCAAATACTGGTGCCGTGGCTATTTCAGGGACTCGTGCAACATTATTGCCTTCACCCCTAATAGCACCAACCGTGTGGCCCTGAAGGACACAGGAAAGCAACTCATCATCACTGTGTCCTGCCTGGTCAAGGAGGATACAGGCTGGTACTGGTGTGGTATCCAGCGGGACTTTGCCAGAGATGACATGGATTTTACGCAGCTGATTGTGACTGACAACAGAGAAGACCGGGCCACAGGCTTTTCACCTGGTAAAGAGACAG ATCCTTCAGGCAACAGGACCCGGAGCTGTAGGACTTCCAAAGCTGTCCAAAAGGCAGAGAGCTCTCG AATGTCCATTCTGGTCATTTGTATACTGATTACTGGTTTGGGGATCATCTTTATAATCAGTCATTTGTCCAGAGGAAGGCGAAGCCAAAGAAATAGAGAAG TTACTGGCAAAAGCATCAATAGAAACcagcaagcaagccaagctccaTCTATACCTTTG TAG
- the Tmigd3 gene encoding transmembrane and immunoglobulin domain containing 3 isoform X2, translating into MELLLLLSLALFADAMVMDEKVKSGVELDTASAICNYDEHYKDHTKYWCRGYFRDSCNIIAFTPNSTNRVALKDTGKQLIITVSCLVKEDTGWYWCGIQRDFARDDMDFTQLIVTDNREDRATGFSPGKETDPSGNRTRSCRTSKAVQKAESSRMSILVICILITGLGIIFIISHLSRGRRSQRNREVTGKSINRNQQASQAPSIPLATI; encoded by the exons ATGCCATGGTCATGGATGAAAAGGTAAAATCAGGCGTTGAGCTGGACACAGCTTCTGCAATCTGTAACTACGATGAACACTACAAGGACCACACCAAATACTGGTGCCGTGGCTATTTCAGGGACTCGTGCAACATTATTGCCTTCACCCCTAATAGCACCAACCGTGTGGCCCTGAAGGACACAGGAAAGCAACTCATCATCACTGTGTCCTGCCTGGTCAAGGAGGATACAGGCTGGTACTGGTGTGGTATCCAGCGGGACTTTGCCAGAGATGACATGGATTTTACGCAGCTGATTGTGACTGACAACAGAGAAGACCGGGCCACAGGCTTTTCACCTGGTAAAGAGACAG ATCCTTCAGGCAACAGGACCCGGAGCTGTAGGACTTCCAAAGCTGTCCAAAAGGCAGAGAGCTCTCG AATGTCCATTCTGGTCATTTGTATACTGATTACTGGTTTGGGGATCATCTTTATAATCAGTCATTTGTCCAGAGGAAGGCGAAGCCAAAGAAATAGAGAAG TTACTGGCAAAAGCATCAATAGAAACcagcaagcaagccaagctccaTCTATACCTTTG GCAACGATTTGA
- the Tmigd3 gene encoding transmembrane and immunoglobulin domain containing 3 isoform X4, with translation MELLLLLSLALFADAMVMDEKVKSGVELDTASAICNYDEHYKDHTKYWCRGYFRDSCNIIAFTPNSTNRVALKDTGKQLIITVSCLVKEDTGWYWCGIQRDFARDDMDFTQLIVTDNREDRATGFSPDPSGNRTRSCRTSKAVQKAESSRMSILVICILITGLGIIFIISHLSRGRRSQRNREVTGKSINRNQQASQAPSIPLATI, from the exons ATGCCATGGTCATGGATGAAAAGGTAAAATCAGGCGTTGAGCTGGACACAGCTTCTGCAATCTGTAACTACGATGAACACTACAAGGACCACACCAAATACTGGTGCCGTGGCTATTTCAGGGACTCGTGCAACATTATTGCCTTCACCCCTAATAGCACCAACCGTGTGGCCCTGAAGGACACAGGAAAGCAACTCATCATCACTGTGTCCTGCCTGGTCAAGGAGGATACAGGCTGGTACTGGTGTGGTATCCAGCGGGACTTTGCCAGAGATGACATGGATTTTACGCAGCTGATTGTGACTGACAACAGAGAAGACCGGGCCACAGGCTTTTCACCTG ATCCTTCAGGCAACAGGACCCGGAGCTGTAGGACTTCCAAAGCTGTCCAAAAGGCAGAGAGCTCTCG AATGTCCATTCTGGTCATTTGTATACTGATTACTGGTTTGGGGATCATCTTTATAATCAGTCATTTGTCCAGAGGAAGGCGAAGCCAAAGAAATAGAGAAG TTACTGGCAAAAGCATCAATAGAAACcagcaagcaagccaagctccaTCTATACCTTTG GCAACGATTTGA
- the C4H1orf162 gene encoding transmembrane protein C1orf162 homolog isoform X1 translates to MGSTPSTPKPQIRPSSTAAPVTSSTPYSFNPKKEHVILAFFAGVLLTLLLVVLILLIVKSCRKCYSSAQTQDPHSEPPTKLSSISKESLTYASMTFKPSEESSNDLTRNHFSGLDPTVYSQIKVADPDLPLQ, encoded by the exons ATGGGATCTACTCCCTCCACACCTAAACCCCAAATCA GGCCATCCTCCACGGCAGCCCCAGTGACCAGCTCTACACCCTATTCCTTCAACCCCAA AAAGGAACACGTAATCTTGGCCTTTTTTGCTGGGGTTCTACTGACACTGCTCCTTGTGGTCCTTATCCTCCTCATCGTCAAGAGCTGCAGAAAAT GTTACTCCAGTGCTCAGACCCAGGACCCTCACTCAGAGCCTCCCACCAAG CTGTCATCTATATCAAAGGAGTCACTCACGTATGCCAGCATGACTTTCAAACCCTCAGAAGAAAGCAGCAATGATTTGACTAGAAACCACTTCTCAGGCTTGGACCCCACCGTCTATTCTCAGATTAAAGTGGCAGACCCAGATCTGCCTCTCCAATGA
- the C4H1orf162 gene encoding transmembrane protein C1orf162 homolog isoform X2, whose product MSGIFLERKEHVILAFFAGVLLTLLLVVLILLIVKSCRKCYSSAQTQDPHSEPPTKLSSISKESLTYASMTFKPSEESSNDLTRNHFSGLDPTVYSQIKVADPDLPLQ is encoded by the exons ATGTCGGGAATTTTTCTGGAAAG AAAGGAACACGTAATCTTGGCCTTTTTTGCTGGGGTTCTACTGACACTGCTCCTTGTGGTCCTTATCCTCCTCATCGTCAAGAGCTGCAGAAAAT GTTACTCCAGTGCTCAGACCCAGGACCCTCACTCAGAGCCTCCCACCAAG CTGTCATCTATATCAAAGGAGTCACTCACGTATGCCAGCATGACTTTCAAACCCTCAGAAGAAAGCAGCAATGATTTGACTAGAAACCACTTCTCAGGCTTGGACCCCACCGTCTATTCTCAGATTAAAGTGGCAGACCCAGATCTGCCTCTCCAATGA